Genomic DNA from Acetoanaerobium noterae:
ACAAATCCCCCATTTGCTAAAAATGGAGTAGCGAAGCAAGTTAAGTCTGGAAAAAAGACAATAGATAGTCCTGATGGCATAGAAATAATTTCTATGTATTCGGAAGATATTGATGAAAATGGAAAGAGTAAAATGTCATCAACAGGACTGTCGCTTGGGAGTAAGCCAGATAGTAGAGGAATATGGAAAGAAGTAAATTCAATCGATCCTGCAGTATTGTTTATTGATAAGTATATGCAATTATTAAAGCCGGGTGGATTATTAATGATAGTTGTGCCAGATGGAATTCTATCAAATTCAGGATATAAATATGTGCGTGAATACTTAATTGGTAAGAAAAATTTAAATAATGAATTTGAGGGAGGCAAAGCAATATTGAAGGCTGTTGTAAGTTTGCCACAGGAGACATTTGGATTATCTGGTGCTGGTGCAAAGACATCATTATTATATTTACAAAAGAAAAAACATCACGGAGAAAAACAAGAATCAGTGTTTATGGCTGTTGCAGATAATGTTGGATTTAGTGTAAAACAAAATGTTGAAAAGTTTGATAGACCTAATGACCTTAATGAAATAGTAGAAGCATATAAGAATGGTGTAAATAATCATTAGAGTGAGGTGTTTTAATGCAAGTAATTGTTAATGAAAATCCCAGTATAGTATGGATTGGCAGTGAATTGATTGAAGATAAAATTACTGGACAGTATAATTCTGTCCAGTATATTCGATTAGAAGATCAACTAATCAAGAATAAGTTTATAAGGTTTGAAGAAATTATTGATGAATATAATGGGGGGCCAATGGGATTCCAATTGCATACTTCAGACTATGTAAATCAAGGGATTCCTGTTTTAAGAACAAAGGACTTGGTAGATTTAAGTGTCGAATTGGAAGACCCTATATTTATTTCTGAAGAAAAGAATGAGGAATTAAAGAAAAGTAAGACTTATTCTGGAGATATTGTGATTTCAAAAACTGGCCAAATCGGAGTTTGTTCAATTATACCAGATACAATACAAGAAGCAAATTTAAATCAAGCACTTTGTAATATAAGAATTAATGAAGAGAAAATGGATAAGCATTTTTTAGTCTCCTTTTTCAATTGTAAATATGGACAGTACCAATTTCAAAGAGAAGGAACTGGTAAAGCAGTACAAGATGGTTTAACAAAAGAAGAAATTTATAATATAAAAGTTCCTGTTTGCAATAATAAAGTTCAAAAATATATCGGGAATAAATTGAGAGAAGGTATTGCATTAAAGGAATGCGCAAAAGAATTAAGGAAATTAGGAAATGAATTATTGATTCAAGTTTTAAGATTAGATGATCTGGAAAAAGAAATTAATAATCAGAAGAAAAAGTATAATTGGATATCTACAACTGATATGAAGGATAGATTTGATGCAGAACATTATAAAGAAGAATTTATTGAAAATATACGACACATCAACAGTTTAGAAGGTAATGAATGTAAAATTCTGAAACTAGAAGATATCATGGATGAAGGTAATTATGGGATTTTACCTTCAAGTAGTGATTATGGATTAGGAGATATAAAATTATTAAGATCAACAGATATGAAAAATGGGTTGATAAATGATACAGAAACTATCAAAGTTCCTGATAAATACTTCATAAAAAAGGCTAGAGTGAATAGCGGAGATGTACTTTTAGAAATAAAGGGTAATGCTTCATCAGGAGCAATATCTGAAAATATAGAAGGTAAAATGATAGTTAATGGTAGTATCTTTAAATTTACAGTAAAGCCACAATATAATAATTATTTTATTTTGGCTTATTTAGATTCCCTGTCTGGACAATTACAGAAAAAGCAATCTTTAGCAAACAGCATAATTAGTTATTTAAGTATAGATTATATTAATAATTTGTTAATACCTGTTATAGATAAAAATATGCAGGATGACATAGGAAATAAATTTAAGGAGAGCAATGAAAAGTTTCTTAAATCAAAGCAATTACTAGGCGAAGCAAAAAAGGATGTTGAAGACTTAATAGAAGGCAATTTTGATATGAGTAAACTAAATTCATAATCTCAAGGTAGGTGAAATTATGAGCCGTATAAAGGAATTAGTAAAAAAAATTAATGTTTTATATGACTATGGCCAGACTGAAATGGCAGATAGTTTGAATTACTTAATAGATATGAATTTATTAATTAAGACAGCGGATATAGTTATTATTAGTAAAAAGTGGATTAAGTTTTCTGGCAAGATGAACAGAGAGGATTTTATATCTTCTCTACTTTGCTATCTTCCTGCAGTGTTGGTTGAACTTCTTATAAGGACTTATAAGGAAGCAAAACAAATAGGAAACTACGGAGATAGCCTAGCGTTATTTGAATATATAAATTCCATTTCTAAATTTGCATCTAAGATAATTGAATTAAAAGAACAAGAAGCGAATGTAACAGGTGAAGTGCAAGAAGTATTTTTTGAAGTGTTTAAAGGGTATCCTCAATATCAGCAGATCATGACTAAATTGATACTAATGCAATTAGTAGATGAACAAGAAGAAAGTAATACTCATGAAATTGGGGAAGTGCCTGATAGTATGTGGATAAAAGGATTAAAAGTAGCATCAAATATTAGTCTAAAACCATTAAAATCAAAAAATAGATATACTCTTACACCATTTGAATTTTATAATAAGTTGTCCGTGTCTCAAATCAATGGAATTTTATCTTACCCACTAAAAACTATGTTAGTAGTGATAGGAATGATTGCAGAAGAATATAAGAAAGAACAATTTGAAGGGTTGTCATTAAAGCCAATAAATCCAGATAACCCATATATTCAACAAGAAGTTATGGTACATACATGGACAACAAAGGGTATAGAGATCAGGATAAGTGATTTAAATACTTTTATTTATAATCTATGTGTAACCAATGGATTCTATTTGTTTCCTGATAAAGTGCCAGAAATGGATAAACTTTTATTTCAGTTGATTGATGAATGCATATTTGAATTTAAGGATGATTCGTATGTACTAAGTGCAGAAATGGATGACATCATATATGCAAGTAATGTGTTTATGATTAAACATGCAGATAAGTTTAAAAACTTATTGAAGGAGAACATAGAAGAAATAAGGAGAATGCCATGATAGTAAAAGTTTCTAAAGAGAAATTTTGGAATAATCAATATGGAATTGAAAGATGGCCAGAAATGATAAAAGATTTGCCTAATGAAATTCCAGTTAAAGATAAAAATGCTATTGCTGAAACATACTTTAACATGAAAAGAGATGAAAAAGGAAGATTAAATGGTTCATATGAAGTTT
This window encodes:
- a CDS encoding restriction endonuclease subunit S domain-containing protein; translation: MQVIVNENPSIVWIGSELIEDKITGQYNSVQYIRLEDQLIKNKFIRFEEIIDEYNGGPMGFQLHTSDYVNQGIPVLRTKDLVDLSVELEDPIFISEEKNEELKKSKTYSGDIVISKTGQIGVCSIIPDTIQEANLNQALCNIRINEEKMDKHFLVSFFNCKYGQYQFQREGTGKAVQDGLTKEEIYNIKVPVCNNKVQKYIGNKLREGIALKECAKELRKLGNELLIQVLRLDDLEKEINNQKKKYNWISTTDMKDRFDAEHYKEEFIENIRHINSLEGNECKILKLEDIMDEGNYGILPSSSDYGLGDIKLLRSTDMKNGLINDTETIKVPDKYFIKKARVNSGDVLLEIKGNASSGAISENIEGKMIVNGSIFKFTVKPQYNNYFILAYLDSLSGQLQKKQSLANSIISYLSIDYINNLLIPVIDKNMQDDIGNKFKESNEKFLKSKQLLGEAKKDVEDLIEGNFDMSKLNS